The sequence TTTGGCCATCCGTTGGAAGTAAGCCCCGACTTGCGAATCTTATCATAAAAATCTTCCCCGTAAAGCAAAATTAAAAGAGTTGTTTATAAGAGCTATTGCCCGGTGTTTATCGGTGTAGTATATCATAAAGTGCCATTACGCTTACCACGGGCTGTTTTACATTAAGCATTATTAAAGAACGATTGGATTTTGCTGTTTGTGAAACTGGGGTTCCTCCAAATTTTATTTGGAGATTTAGGTTTAGCTAAAAAAGCGGCCTTTGCGAAGATCGTACAATGAATGTTTGTACTACAGCGAATATATACAATATACAAAAAAATAACGGCATGAGCAAATGCACGCTGCCGGTTTGGGCTAATTGTTTTTAGTGGAGGGTCGTACACCTTCGCTACGGCTTATACTCTTTACCCACCACCAGCTTATCGCCCGAAAGATCAACCTCGAATAAGTGCGGGATGCGGATGTACTTGCCGTTAACACTTTTGTGGCTGTGGATGCACATCAGCTGTTTGCCGTTCAGATCGGTAAAGAGCATGCCATGGCCAAAATCGGGCGGGGTGATAGGGTTCTTCTCCTGCACCCAGGGGCCATCCAGCTTGCCGCTGGCGGAGTAGGCCACGCCCTGTGTGTATACATTGTAAACCCAACTGGTCCAGATGATGCCCAGCTTACCGGTTTTGGTTTGGAAAACATAAGGGCCATCGGTTACCTTGTTTGGGCGGTCCTTGCCGTTCTCGTCCTTTTCCCGGCTCCAGGGCGAATCGCTGGCGCGGAACAGCACCTTCCCCTCTCCAATGCTGCCGCCCAGGTCGGGCTTCAGGGCAATCTTTTCAACCGTGCCGTTCCAGTTTTGCAGCCACTCGTAGCAGTATAGCATATAAGGCTTGCCATTCTCTATCCAAAAAGTGGCATCCAAAGTAGGCTTATTGGCGGGCAGATAGGTGGGATCCTGCATGGGCACGTAAGGGCCGTCGGGCTTATCGCTTACCAAAATATGGCAGGCGCGGCGTTCTATCACGTTGCCCTTCACGGTATCTATCTTCACATCGCGATTGGTAAAGGTGGCGAAGTAATAGTACTTGCCTTTATACTCGTGCAGTTCGGCTGCCCAGATCATGGGCCTTGGCCCCATCCACGAATTGGGGTCGGTTTGGGTTACCCGGTAGGGGCCGTCCCACAGTTTCATATCCTTGCTTTTCCATAGCAAGCCGCCGGTGCCGGTCATGTAATACATGTTAGTTTTACTGTCGGCCATAATAAAAGGGTCGCTCAGGCGGATGGAATCTAAGGGGATATTCTTTTTAGGTTCCATTTGCCGCATGCCCTGGGCGAAAGTTATAATGGGCAAAAGCAGGCAGGCTAACAGGGTAAGTTTGATGTTTTTCATCTGCGGGTTTTTAATGGTGATACTAAGATGAGGAAATGCATCCGTTTTTACAGGGGACTGATTTGTAAAATTGAGGGGAGAAAACCATAACCGTAGAAACACGATACCTCGTGTCTCCAGATATTTACAAAAAGCAAGAAGCACGAAGTATCGTGTCTCTACAGTCAATGCTTTCTTTCAATTTACATTGCCTTTATCTTTATCCGTATTATCATAAATACTACTATCTTAGATATCGAAAACCAATAATTAAAATTAACATGAGCAAGAAAGCGATCAACATTATTTACTGGATCTCGACCGGGCTGATATTGGCCATGATGCTTTTTTCGGC comes from Mucilaginibacter mali and encodes:
- a CDS encoding glycoside hydrolase family 43 protein, coding for MKNIKLTLLACLLLPIITFAQGMRQMEPKKNIPLDSIRLSDPFIMADSKTNMYYMTGTGGLLWKSKDMKLWDGPYRVTQTDPNSWMGPRPMIWAAELHEYKGKYYYFATFTNRDVKIDTVKGNVIERRACHILVSDKPDGPYVPMQDPTYLPANKPTLDATFWIENGKPYMLYCYEWLQNWNGTVEKIALKPDLGGSIGEGKVLFRASDSPWSREKDENGKDRPNKVTDGPYVFQTKTGKLGIIWTSWVYNVYTQGVAYSASGKLDGPWVQEKNPITPPDFGHGMLFTDLNGKQLMCIHSHKSVNGKYIRIPHLFEVDLSGDKLVVGKEYKP